Genomic window (Escherichia fergusonii ATCC 35469):
TGTCGATGGAAAACTACGAAGGCGTTCGCTTGCGCCAGTACCGGATGACGCTGGAGGAGCAGGAATGAGCAACGACACGCCATTTGATGCGTTGTGGCAACGTATGCTGGCGCGCGGCTGGACGCCGATCAGTGAATCCCGTCTTGACGACTGGCTTACGCAAGCGCCAGACGGTGTGGTGTTATTAAGCAGTGACCCGAAACGCACGCCAGAGGTTAGCGATAATCCGGTAATGATTGGCGAATTACTGCGCGAGTTTCCTGATTATACATGGCAGGTAGCGATTGCCGACCTTGAGCAAAGCGAAGCCATCGGCGATCGCTTTGGCGTATTTCGTTTTCCCGCCACACTGGTGTTTACCGGTGGTAGCTATCGCGGCGTGCTGAATGGTATTCACCCGTGGGCGGAACTGATAAACCTGATGCGCGGGCTTGTCGAACCGCAACAGGAGCGTGCCTCATGAGCGAAACTTTTTTCCATCTACTGGGACCCGGAACGCAGCCTGATGATGACAGTTTTAGCATGAATCCACTGCCGATTACCTGTCAGGTGAATGATGAACCGAGTATGGCGGCCCTGGAGCAATGTGCTCATAGCCCGCAGGTGATTGCGCTATTAAACGAGTTACAACATCAACTAAGCGAACGCCAGCCGCCGCTGGGTGAGGTGCTGGCAGTCGATCTGTTCAATCTCAACGCCGACGATCGTCACTTTATCAATACGCTTCTCGGGGAAGGGGAAGTGTCAGTGCGCATTCAGCAGGTTGATGGTAGTGAAAGTGAAATTCAGGAGGCGATCTTCTGCGGATTATGGCGGGTACGCAGACGTCGCGGTGAACAGTTGCTGGAGGACAAACTGGAGGCAGGCTGCGCGCCGCTGGCGTTGTGGCAGGCGGCAACGCAAAACGTCTTGCCGACAGACTCGTTGCTACCGCCGCCCATCGATGGCCTGATGAATGGCCTACCGCTGGCGCATGAATTACTGGCACATGTACGTAACCCCGACGCGCAGCCGCACAGCATTAATCTGACGCAATTACCCATCAGCGAGGCTGATCGGCTTTTTCTCTCACGTCTCTGTGGGTCGGGAAATATTCAGATTCGCACCATTGGCTATGGCGAGAGCTATATCAACGCCACGGGGTTACGCCATGTCTGGCATTTACGCTGCACGGACACCTTAAAAGGCCCATTACTTGAAAGTTATGAAATCTGTCCAATACCGGAAGTGGTACTGGCGGCACCAGAAGATTTGGCGGATTCCGCGCAGCGCCTGGCAGAAGTAAGCCAGT
Coding sequences:
- the hyaE gene encoding hydrogenase-1 operon protein HyaE, translating into MSNDTPFDALWQRMLARGWTPISESRLDDWLTQAPDGVVLLSSDPKRTPEVSDNPVMIGELLREFPDYTWQVAIADLEQSEAIGDRFGVFRFPATLVFTGGSYRGVLNGIHPWAELINLMRGLVEPQQERAS
- a CDS encoding hydrogenase expression/formation protein codes for the protein MSETFFHLLGPGTQPDDDSFSMNPLPITCQVNDEPSMAALEQCAHSPQVIALLNELQHQLSERQPPLGEVLAVDLFNLNADDRHFINTLLGEGEVSVRIQQVDGSESEIQEAIFCGLWRVRRRRGEQLLEDKLEAGCAPLALWQAATQNVLPTDSLLPPPIDGLMNGLPLAHELLAHVRNPDAQPHSINLTQLPISEADRLFLSRLCGSGNIQIRTIGYGESYINATGLRHVWHLRCTDTLKGPLLESYEICPIPEVVLAAPEDLADSAQRLAEVSQWLQECVG